DNA from Streptomyces sp. Edi4:
GCCGCCGGCACCTCCAACGACGAGGTCATGGCCGCCCGGGGCGTCCGCCCCGACTTCGGCGACAACGAAGACGACTGAGAGCTGTAGGAAGAGGTAAGAGGCTCATGTCCACCAAGCACACGCTCTCGGTCCTGGTCGAGAACACCCCCGGCATCCTGGCCCGGATCGCCGCCCTGTTCTCCCGCCGCGGCTTCAACATCGACTCGCTCGCGGTCGGTGTCACCGAACACCCCGACATCTCCCGCATCACCATTGTGGTCAGTGTCGAGGACCTGCCTCTTGAGCAGGTCACCAAGCAGCTCAACAAGCTGGTCAACGTCCTGAAAATCGTCGAACTCGAGCCCAGCGCCGCGATCCAGCGCGAGCTCGTCCTGGTGAAGGTGCGTGCCGACAACGAAACGCGCTCCCAGATCGTCGAGATCGTCCAGCTGTTCCGCGCCAAGACCGTGGACGTCTCGCCCGAGGCCGTGACCATCGAGGCCACCGGCGGCGCGGACAAGCTGGAGGCGATGCTGAAGATGCTGGAGCAGTTCGGCATCAAGGAGCTCGTCCAGTCCGGCACGATCGCCATAGGGCGCGGTGCCCGGTCCATCACGGACCGCTCGCTGCGCGCCCTGGACCGCAGCGCCTGAGTCCCGCCGCGCGGGGGCCCGGTGCGCCCGTATGGCGAGACTCGCCCGTTCCTCACTCACCCCCACCGATACGGTGGACGCAACACCAGCACACCAAGGAGATTTCCCAGTGGCCGAGCTGTTCTACGACGACGATGCCGACCTGTCCATCATCCAGGGCCGCAAGGTCGCGGTGATCGGGTACGGCAGCCAGGGCCACGCCCACGCGCTGTCGCTCCGTGACTCGGGTGTCGACGTCCGCGTCGGTCTGCACGAGGGCTCCAAGTCCAAGGCGAAGGCCGAGGAGCAGGGCCTGCGCGTGGTCACGCCGTCCGAGGCGGCCGCCGAGGCCGACGTCATCATGATCCTGGTCCCGGACCCGATCCAGGCGCAGGTCTACGAGGAGTCCATCAAGGACAACCTGAAGGACGGCGACGCGCTGTTCTTCGGCCACGGCCTCAACATCCGCTTCGGCTTCATCAAGCCGCCGGCCAATGTGACCGTCGCGATGGTCGCGCCCAAGGGCCCGGGCCACCTGGTGCGCCGCCAGTACGAGGAGGGCCGCGGCGTTCCGTGCATCGTGGCCGTCGAGCAGGACCCGCAGGGCAACGGCCTGGCGCTGGCGCTCTCGTACGCCAAGGGCATCGGCGGCACCCGGGCGGGCGTCATCAAGACGACGTTCACCGAGGAGACCGAGACCGATCTGTTCGGCGAGCAGGCCGTGCTGTGCGGTGGCACCGCGGCGCTGGTCAAGGCGGGCTTCGAGACGCTGACCGAGGCCGGCTACCAGCCGGAGATCGCCTACTTCGAGTGCCTGCACGAGCTGAAGCTCATCGTGGACCTCATGTACGAGGGCGGCCTGGAGAAGATGCGCTGGTCGATCTCGGAGACCGCCGAGTGGGGCGACTACGTCACCGGCCCGCGCATCATCACGGCCGACACCAAGGCCGAGATGAAGAAGGTCCTCACGGAGATCCAGGACGGCACGTTCGCCAAGAACTGGATGGACGAGTACCACGGCGGTCTGAAGAAGTACAACGAGTACAAGACCCAGGACGAGAACCACCTCCTGGAGACCACCGGCAAGGAGCTGCGCAAGCTCATGAGCTGGGTGCAGAACGACGAGGCGTAAGCCGGCTCCGGCGGGGCCGGGCACCGTGTGCGTGCCCGGCCCCGCCGCCCGTCGCGCCGCGTCGCGACAGCTGTGGACACCGAGTCCAACCCCCATCGGGTGATCCTGCCGCAACGGCACAAACCCGATGGGGAACCGGCACTACACTTTCCAGCAACACCAACGCGTCAGGCCCACAGCGTCGTGCGTCTTCCACGCGGCCACTCCACCGCCTGCGGCCGTCGGAACGGCCGTCCGCAAAGGATTCAGTGAGGACCCACGTGAGCTCGAAACCTGTCGTACTCATCGCTGAAGAGCTGTCGCCCGCCACCGTCGACGCCCTCGGGCCGGACTTCGAGATCCGGCACTGCAACGGAGCCGACCGCGCCGAACTGCTGCCCGCCATCGCTGATGTCGACGCCATCCTGATCCGCTCCGCCACCAAGGTCGACGCGGAGGCCGTGGCCGCCGCCCGCAAGCTGCGCGTCGTCGCCCGCGCCGGCGTGGGCCTGGACAATGTGGACGTGTCCGCCGCGACCAAGGCCGGCGTGATGGTCGTGAACGCCCCGACCTCCAACATCGTCACCGCCGCCGAGCTCGCCTGCGGACTCCTGGTGGCCACCGCGCGCAACATCCCGCAGGCCAACACCGCCCTGAAGAACGGCGAGTGGAAGCGGAGCAAGTACACCGGCGTCGAGCTGAGCGAGAAGACCCTCGGCGTCGTCGGCCTCGGTCGCATCGGCGTCCTGGTCGCCCAGCGCATGTCCGCCTTCGGCATGAAGATCGTCGCGTACGACCCCTATGTGCAGCCGGCCCGCGCCGCGCAGATGGGCGTCAAGCTCCTCTCCCTCGACGAACTGCTCGAAGTCTCGGACTTCATCACCGTGCACCTGCCCAAGACGCCCGAGACGCTGGGTCTGATCGGCGATGAGGCGCTGCACAAGGTGCAGCCGCACGTGCGGATCGTGAACGCCGCGCGCGGCGGAATCGTGGACGAGGCCGCGCTGTACTCCGCCCTCAAGGAGGGCCGCGTCGCCGGCGCCGGTCTCGATGTGTACGCGAAGGAGCCCTGTGTGGACTCCCCGCTGTTCGAGCTCGACCAGGTCGTCTGCACCCCGCACCTGGGCGCGTCCACCGACGAGGCCCAGGAGAAGGCCGGCATCGCCGTCGCCAAGTCCGTACGCCTCGCGCTCGCGGGCGAGTTGGTGCCCGACGCGGTCAACGTCCAGGGCGGAGTGATCGCCGAGGACGTCAAGCCGGGCCTGCCGCTCGCCGAGCGCCTTGGCCGCATCTTCACCGCGCTCGCCGGCGAGGTCGCGGTCCGGCTGGACGTCGAGGTCTACGGCGAGCTGACCCAGCACGACGTCAAGGTGCTCGAACTCAGCGCGCTCAAGGGCGTGTTCGAGGACGTGGTGGACGAGACGGTCTCCTATGTCAACGCGCCGCTGTTCGCGCAGGAGCGTGGCGTCGAGGTGCGTCTGACGACGTCGAGCGAGTCCCCCAACCACCGCAACGTGGTGACCGTGCGCGGCACCCTGTCGGACGGCGAGGAAATCTCCGTCTCCGGCACCCTGGCCGGGCCCAAGCACCTCCAGAAGGTCGTCGCCATCGGCGAGTTCGACGTGGATCTGGCGCTCGCCGACCACATGATCGTGCTCCGTTACGAGGACCGCCCCGGCATCGTCGGCACCGTGGGCCGGGTCCTGGGCGAGGCCGGGCTCAACATCGCGGGCATGCAGGTGGCCCGCGCGGAGGAGGGCGGCGAGGCGCTTGCCGTGCTGACCGTCGACGACACCATCCCGGGGAACGTGCTGGCCGAGGTCGCGGCCGAGATCGGCGCCAACTCGGCCCGCTCGGTGAACCTCACCGACTGACCCCGCACGCCCAAAGCCCCCGTACCCGGCCCCGCGCCCGTCCCGTAGACGCTTGTCTTAGACGGATGTCTGTGGGGCCGGGTACGCTGCTGTCATGGGACACCGCGACGATCTGCTCGAAGGCGCCAAGCGCTGCCTGCTGGACAAGGGATACGCCCGCACCACCGCCCGCGACATCGTGGCCGAGTCCGGCACCAATCTGGCCTCCATCGGCTACCACTACGGCTCCAAGGAAGCGCTGCTCAACCTGGCCTTCCTGAAGCTGACCGAGGAGTGGGGCGACGCGCTCGGAGAGGGCCGCGAGGGCGACGGGGGTGTCGAGGGCCTGCCTCCGCTGGAGCGCTTCGAGCGGGTCTGGGCCAAGATCGTCGACTCCTACCAGGAGAGCCGGCCC
Protein-coding regions in this window:
- the ilvC gene encoding ketol-acid reductoisomerase; the protein is MAELFYDDDADLSIIQGRKVAVIGYGSQGHAHALSLRDSGVDVRVGLHEGSKSKAKAEEQGLRVVTPSEAAAEADVIMILVPDPIQAQVYEESIKDNLKDGDALFFGHGLNIRFGFIKPPANVTVAMVAPKGPGHLVRRQYEEGRGVPCIVAVEQDPQGNGLALALSYAKGIGGTRAGVIKTTFTEETETDLFGEQAVLCGGTAALVKAGFETLTEAGYQPEIAYFECLHELKLIVDLMYEGGLEKMRWSISETAEWGDYVTGPRIITADTKAEMKKVLTEIQDGTFAKNWMDEYHGGLKKYNEYKTQDENHLLETTGKELRKLMSWVQNDEA
- the serA gene encoding phosphoglycerate dehydrogenase, with protein sequence MSSKPVVLIAEELSPATVDALGPDFEIRHCNGADRAELLPAIADVDAILIRSATKVDAEAVAAARKLRVVARAGVGLDNVDVSAATKAGVMVVNAPTSNIVTAAELACGLLVATARNIPQANTALKNGEWKRSKYTGVELSEKTLGVVGLGRIGVLVAQRMSAFGMKIVAYDPYVQPARAAQMGVKLLSLDELLEVSDFITVHLPKTPETLGLIGDEALHKVQPHVRIVNAARGGIVDEAALYSALKEGRVAGAGLDVYAKEPCVDSPLFELDQVVCTPHLGASTDEAQEKAGIAVAKSVRLALAGELVPDAVNVQGGVIAEDVKPGLPLAERLGRIFTALAGEVAVRLDVEVYGELTQHDVKVLELSALKGVFEDVVDETVSYVNAPLFAQERGVEVRLTTSSESPNHRNVVTVRGTLSDGEEISVSGTLAGPKHLQKVVAIGEFDVDLALADHMIVLRYEDRPGIVGTVGRVLGEAGLNIAGMQVARAEEGGEALAVLTVDDTIPGNVLAEVAAEIGANSARSVNLTD
- a CDS encoding TetR/AcrR family transcriptional regulator, whose translation is MGHRDDLLEGAKRCLLDKGYARTTARDIVAESGTNLASIGYHYGSKEALLNLAFLKLTEEWGDALGEGREGDGGVEGLPPLERFERVWAKIVDSYQESRPVWKLQMEIVSRLDSDPELQKALAGPQLEGRKGLAESLLGLDQDADPERARLAGTFYQALLAGVMVQWMVDPGTAPSARDLTEGLKIVMGTDGERDPGPS
- the ilvN gene encoding acetolactate synthase small subunit — encoded protein: MSTKHTLSVLVENTPGILARIAALFSRRGFNIDSLAVGVTEHPDISRITIVVSVEDLPLEQVTKQLNKLVNVLKIVELEPSAAIQRELVLVKVRADNETRSQIVEIVQLFRAKTVDVSPEAVTIEATGGADKLEAMLKMLEQFGIKELVQSGTIAIGRGARSITDRSLRALDRSA